In Archangium lipolyticum, the following are encoded in one genomic region:
- the mvaD gene encoding diphosphomevalonate decarboxylase — MKSTALAHPNLALVKYWGKRDDALILPHQSSLSMTLSPLSVRTTVAFGVGSADEVELNGYVAKGSERDRVLRVLDAVRAEAKDAKLGPARMVSRGDFPAAAGLASSAAGFAALAVAARAAAGLPADPRAASILSRMGSGSACRSVQGGFCEWMRGERPDGTDSYAVQRFDEKHWPELRMVVAIVNRDEKEVKSRDGMKNAVETSPYYPAWVKDAEAEVVRARDLIARKDLQALGELCERNAWRMHATSLAADPPLCYLLPKTLELIHSLREQRKKGVPVWFTLDAGPNPCILTDAANEVAAEAVARACGAIEVVRCVPGGDAKLLTEHLF; from the coding sequence ATGAAGTCCACTGCCCTGGCGCACCCGAACCTCGCGCTGGTGAAGTACTGGGGGAAGCGGGATGACGCGCTCATCCTCCCCCACCAGTCGAGCCTGTCGATGACGCTGTCGCCGCTGTCGGTGCGGACGACGGTGGCCTTCGGGGTGGGCTCGGCCGATGAGGTGGAGCTCAACGGCTACGTGGCCAAGGGCAGCGAGCGCGACCGCGTGCTGCGCGTGCTGGACGCGGTGCGGGCCGAGGCGAAGGACGCGAAGCTGGGCCCCGCGAGGATGGTGTCGCGTGGGGACTTCCCGGCGGCGGCGGGCCTGGCCAGCAGCGCGGCGGGCTTCGCGGCGCTGGCGGTGGCGGCGCGCGCGGCGGCGGGGCTGCCCGCGGACCCGAGGGCGGCGAGCATCCTGTCCCGGATGGGCAGTGGCTCGGCGTGCCGCAGCGTGCAGGGCGGCTTCTGCGAGTGGATGCGCGGCGAGCGCCCGGACGGCACGGACAGCTACGCGGTGCAGCGCTTCGACGAGAAGCACTGGCCGGAGCTGCGCATGGTGGTGGCCATCGTCAACCGCGACGAGAAGGAAGTGAAGTCGCGCGACGGCATGAAGAACGCGGTGGAGACCAGCCCGTACTACCCGGCGTGGGTGAAGGACGCCGAGGCCGAGGTGGTGCGCGCGCGCGACCTGATTGCCCGGAAGGATCTGCAGGCGCTGGGCGAGCTGTGCGAGCGCAACGCGTGGCGGATGCATGCCACGTCGCTCGCGGCGGATCCGCCGCTCTGCTACCTGCTGCCGAAGACGCTGGAGCTCATCCACTCGCTGCGCGAGCAGCGCAAGAAGGGCGTGCCGGTGTGGTTCACGCTGGACGCGGGGCCGAACCCCTGCATCCTGACGGACGCGGCGAACGAGGTGGCGGCGGAGGCGGTGGCCAGGGCGTGCGGCGCCATCGAGGTGGTGCGGTGCGTGCCGGGCGGTGACGCGAAGCTGCTGACGGAGCACCTCTTCTGA
- the mvk gene encoding mevalonate kinase: MDTNDTLVGFGAGKVILLGEHSVVYGYPALAGPLSRGVTARGEPSNKCQLVIPDALMPEQRKVLKAAFARATAACGEPGVKVSFDTDLPLSMGLGSSGALSVACTRVLLQAAGRKTTASEVAAVAWEMEQEFHGTPSGVDHTTSAMEQLILYRRKPGAEQGRAKVVESPRPLKLVVVMAGARSPTKLTVGALRERQKRWSERYQRIFREIGLLASEGAEAVEEGDLEALGDVMNVNHGLLAALGLSSPGLDDMVHRLRNMGALGAKLTGAGGDGGAVIGLFNDTDPVVHELTRQGIRCFDSQLAGPRAEGTRGAA; the protein is encoded by the coding sequence ATGGATACGAACGACACTCTGGTGGGCTTCGGCGCGGGCAAGGTCATCCTTCTGGGTGAGCACAGCGTCGTGTACGGCTACCCGGCGCTTGCGGGTCCGCTGTCGCGCGGTGTGACGGCGCGCGGAGAGCCCTCGAACAAGTGCCAGCTGGTGATCCCCGACGCGCTGATGCCGGAGCAGCGCAAGGTGCTGAAGGCGGCCTTCGCGCGGGCGACGGCGGCGTGCGGTGAGCCCGGGGTGAAGGTGTCGTTCGACACGGATCTGCCGCTGTCGATGGGGCTGGGCAGCTCGGGAGCGCTGTCGGTGGCGTGCACGCGGGTGCTGTTGCAGGCCGCGGGACGCAAGACGACGGCGTCCGAGGTGGCGGCCGTGGCGTGGGAGATGGAGCAGGAGTTCCACGGCACGCCGTCGGGGGTGGACCACACGACGAGCGCCATGGAGCAGCTCATCCTCTACCGCCGCAAGCCGGGCGCGGAGCAGGGCCGGGCCAAGGTGGTGGAGAGCCCCCGGCCGCTGAAGCTGGTGGTGGTGATGGCGGGCGCGCGCAGCCCGACGAAGCTGACGGTGGGCGCGCTGCGCGAGCGCCAGAAGCGCTGGTCCGAGCGTTACCAGCGCATCTTCCGGGAGATCGGCCTGCTGGCCTCCGAGGGCGCCGAGGCGGTGGAGGAGGGCGATCTGGAGGCGCTGGGGGACGTGATGAACGTCAACCACGGCCTGCTCGCGGCGCTGGGCCTGTCCTCGCCGGGGCTGGACGACATGGTGCACCGGCTGCGCAACATGGGCGCGCTGGGCGCCAAGCTGACGGGAGCCGGTGGTGACGGTGGCGCCGTCATCGGCCTGTTCAACGACACGGATCCGGTGGTGCACGAGCTCACGCGGCAGGGCATCCGCTGCTTCGACAGCCAGCTGGCGGGTCCGCGTGCCGAGGGCACGAGGGGGGCGGCATGA
- a CDS encoding hydroxymethylglutaryl-CoA reductase, degradative translates to MSETLTSRLSGFHKLSMVARHEKLAEMLQLDEMDLAQLQGISALQPGLANQMIENAVGTFSLPLGLGLNMQVNGRDYLVPMAVEEPSVVAAVSFASKIVRESGGFSAEADDPIMIGQVQLTRYGDPTEATKKILAAKEALLALANSFHPSMVKRGGGCKDIEVRVLPAPEGPRGEPLLVVHLIIDTQEAMGANLINTMAEGVAPLIEQLTGGKVFLRILSNLADRRLARATCRIPVEALADFDMPGHLIAEGIYQASRFALADPYRAATHNKGIMNGIDSVAIATGQDWRAIEAGAHAFAARDGQYRPLSTWHVDEEHLVGRIELPMSLGTVGGPIKVHPGVQVAMKLLRVESAREMSMVFAAVGLAQNFAAVRALGSIGIQKGHMALHARCVAVTAGARGDWVEKIADLLVTAGHVKVEKAREIIASLSEEDFRAATGTEG, encoded by the coding sequence ATGTCCGAAACGTTGACGTCCCGGTTGTCTGGTTTCCACAAGCTGTCGATGGTCGCTCGGCACGAGAAGCTCGCCGAGATGCTGCAGCTGGACGAGATGGACCTGGCCCAGCTCCAGGGCATCAGCGCGTTGCAGCCCGGCCTGGCCAACCAGATGATCGAGAACGCCGTGGGCACGTTCTCCCTGCCGCTCGGGCTGGGACTGAACATGCAGGTCAACGGCCGCGACTACCTGGTGCCCATGGCGGTGGAGGAACCGTCGGTGGTGGCCGCGGTGTCCTTCGCCTCGAAGATCGTCCGCGAGTCGGGCGGCTTCAGCGCCGAGGCGGATGACCCCATCATGATCGGCCAGGTGCAGCTCACCCGGTATGGGGATCCCACCGAGGCCACGAAGAAGATCCTCGCGGCCAAGGAGGCCCTGCTGGCGCTGGCCAACAGCTTCCACCCGTCGATGGTGAAGCGCGGTGGTGGCTGCAAGGACATCGAGGTGCGCGTGCTGCCGGCGCCCGAGGGCCCGCGTGGCGAGCCGCTGCTCGTCGTGCACCTGATCATCGACACGCAGGAGGCGATGGGGGCCAACCTCATCAACACCATGGCAGAGGGCGTGGCGCCGCTCATCGAGCAGCTCACGGGCGGCAAGGTGTTCCTGCGCATCCTCTCCAACCTGGCGGACCGGCGGCTGGCGCGCGCCACGTGCCGGATTCCGGTGGAGGCGCTGGCGGACTTCGACATGCCGGGCCACCTCATCGCCGAGGGCATCTACCAGGCGAGCCGCTTCGCCCTGGCGGACCCGTACCGGGCGGCCACGCACAACAAGGGCATCATGAACGGCATCGACTCGGTGGCCATCGCCACGGGTCAGGACTGGCGCGCCATCGAGGCGGGCGCGCATGCCTTCGCCGCGCGGGATGGCCAGTACCGGCCGCTGTCGACGTGGCACGTGGATGAGGAGCACCTGGTGGGCCGCATCGAGCTGCCCATGTCGCTGGGCACGGTGGGGGGCCCCATCAAGGTGCACCCGGGCGTGCAGGTGGCCATGAAGCTGCTGCGCGTGGAGTCGGCGCGCGAGATGTCCATGGTGTTCGCGGCGGTGGGTCTGGCGCAGAACTTCGCGGCGGTGCGGGCGCTGGGCTCCATCGGCATCCAGAAGGGCCACATGGCGCTGCACGCGCGGTGCGTGGCGGTGACGGCGGGCGCGCGGGGCGACTGGGTGGAGAAGATCGCCGACCTGCTGGTGACGGCGGGCCACGTGAAGGTGGAGAAGGCCCGGGAGATCATCGCCTCGCTGTCGGAGGAAGACTTCCGCGCCGCCACGGGCACCGAAGGCTGA
- the fni gene encoding type 2 isopentenyl-diphosphate Delta-isomerase, with protein sequence MPSKGQAGLRGEEATAKRKDAHLDLCATGDVEPQGNSTLLEDVRLVHCAMPEMAVDEVDLSTEFLGKRLRYPLLITGMTGGTERAGAVNRDMATLAERHGLAFGVGSQRAMAENPQLTETFQVRQVAPTIPLLGNIGLYQAVGMGVDGVRRLAEDIGADGMALHLNAGQELTQPEGDRDFRGGYKVVEGLVRAFGSRLLVKETGCGIGPEVARRLVELGVRNLDVSGLGGTSWVRVEQLRATGVQAQVGAEFSSWGIPTAAAIASVRRAVGPDVRLVASGGLRTGLDAAKVIALGADVAGTALPLFRAQQEGGLEGAEQALAIILSGLRQALVLTGSRNCGELRQKPRVIMGQLKDWLAAL encoded by the coding sequence ATGCCATCCAAAGGTCAGGCGGGACTCAGGGGTGAGGAGGCGACGGCGAAGCGCAAGGATGCCCACCTGGATCTCTGCGCCACCGGGGATGTCGAGCCGCAAGGGAACAGCACGTTGCTGGAGGACGTGCGGCTGGTGCACTGCGCGATGCCGGAGATGGCCGTGGACGAGGTGGATCTCTCCACGGAGTTCCTGGGCAAGCGGCTGCGCTACCCGCTGCTCATCACCGGCATGACGGGTGGCACCGAGCGGGCCGGGGCGGTGAACCGCGACATGGCCACGCTGGCCGAGCGTCACGGGCTGGCCTTCGGCGTGGGCAGTCAGCGGGCCATGGCGGAGAACCCGCAGCTCACGGAGACCTTCCAGGTGCGCCAGGTGGCGCCCACCATTCCCCTGCTGGGCAACATCGGCCTGTACCAGGCGGTGGGCATGGGTGTGGACGGCGTGAGGCGGCTGGCGGAGGACATCGGCGCGGACGGCATGGCGCTGCACCTCAACGCGGGCCAGGAGCTCACCCAGCCCGAGGGCGATCGCGACTTCCGCGGTGGCTACAAGGTGGTGGAGGGGCTGGTGCGCGCCTTCGGCTCGCGCCTGCTGGTGAAGGAGACGGGGTGCGGCATCGGGCCCGAGGTGGCGCGCCGGTTGGTGGAGCTGGGCGTGCGCAACCTGGACGTGTCGGGGTTGGGCGGCACCTCGTGGGTGCGGGTGGAGCAGTTGCGCGCCACGGGCGTGCAGGCCCAGGTGGGCGCGGAGTTCTCCAGTTGGGGCATCCCCACCGCCGCTGCCATCGCCTCCGTGCGGCGGGCCGTGGGCCCGGACGTCCGGCTGGTGGCCTCGGGCGGGCTGCGCACGGGGTTGGACGCGGCGAAGGTGATCGCCCTGGGCGCGGACGTGGCCGGCACGGCGCTGCCGCTCTTCCGAGCCCAGCAGGAGGGCGGACTGGAAGGGGCCGAGCAGGCGCTTGCCATCATCCTCTCCGGGCTGCGTCAGGCGCTCGTGCTCACCGGCAGCAGGAACTGCGGTGAGCTCCGCCAGAAACCCCGGGTCATCATGGGCCAGTTGAAGGACTGGCTCGCGGCACTGTAG